The region cggcactctaccgagggcagtaaagtaagactctgtctctacaaaaaaaaaaaaaaaaaaatgaattacagcTTCTTTAAGTTACCACTGGATCCAATTAAAGATTTAGTTACGTGAAAGTGTGATATGTGCTTCAAATAACTCAGTGGCAGGAAAGTAGGATACATGGGCGAAAAAGAAACAAGACTGACCTTTATATTCCATATGATTTCCCCTACTTTTGTTTGAAATTTTGCACAATAAAGGGtttaaaagagagaaagtcaCAAACCCCTAGGTTTTCAGGGGTTTTCTAAAATCTATATTCTTCTCATACTTAATCACTATAAAACCAGAAGTGACTCTCACTAGGCCCTGAAATATATCCCCTTCCCATCTGCCCACTGCTGGAAACAGAACAAAAGCCCAAAGCCAGGTGACTCATCATTCATAGCACTTCTCATAGCCACTTTCCTGGGTCTTTAAATGTAGGGAGTTCTCAGAGGGTCTCATGCATCCCAGATCCCCATACTTTCTGCTcccatactcactgagccgcagggaACCAGCCAGGCCTCTGATCACAGTAATAGGATTTCGAGGGTCTGTACAGAACTGCAGCAAGACCGGTGAGAAGGCATCCCGTTTGCTCTCCAGCTGAGACACACCAGGAGAGGCTGGGGTCAGAGCCCTTGCTCAGGCTCAGAGCACCCCATCTGTCCCAAGTGTGTCTTAGAGCCCTCCAGTAGGGGTGGTTCTGAGGACAGATGGCACACATACATAGATGCTGGGAGTGGGGGGGTTGAGTTTTTCCCGGGGCAGCTTCTCCTCAGTGTTGATCTTCGGTTTCACAGACTGAGCAGGGGAAAGGTAGGACTCTCGAAACTTCCCTTTCACCTTGGCATTCCTGTAGAAGGACAGTGGAATGAGGACAGAAACAACAGGATGATGGGGCCAGGTGTGCAGTCTTGTAGACAGCCCCCAACTCACTTGCTGGCACGCACAACATCAGCAGCACAGTGGCTGATGGTGAGATCTGCCATGCGCAGCCGCCGCTCCTCCACCTCAGAGGCAATAAAGGTCTCCTTGTCACCACTCTCTACTTTGATGAGCCGGATCTTCAGTTCCTTGGGGGGCCCCTCACTAAGTGAGCGCAGCTTCAGCATGTCAGCTCGGCTGACACCCGGTGGGCCTGGAGCTTCCTCCCGAGACTTCTTTCCAGGGACAGGAGTTGATGGGGGTGTGGGCTGGGCAGAAGGTGCAGGAGCTGGTGGAGGGGCAGGAGCTGTGGGTGCTTTCACCTTTGAGGTCCCACCAAGATCAGGCCTGGCCTTCTCACGACCCTGGATCTCCTCACTCTGCAGGTCCAGGTTCCCCAGCACCCGGCGGCTCTTTTCTTTGGgggccttggccttggccttAGCCCTGCCCTCACGGGGCCTCCGACCCACAGTGTCTTTACAAGCCCGCCTGTGCCGCCGATGCTCCTTCTGCCGCCGCTTACTGCTGCCTGACCCTGCTGCTGATACCACCCCACCACTCTCCTCCTTGGCCTGTGTGGGAGGCAGCAGTCGCTCAGTCCCACTATCCACTGGGCCTGCTATGTCCACTGAGTCTGCTGGGTCTGTGGCACTCCGGCCCACCCGCTCTACAAGGGTCTCACAAGCCCGACTGATCTCTTCTAGCACCTCAGACTCAGAGCGAGCAGGGAGcagtggcaggggtgggggtggctggGTGGGGGTTGTGGGGCCCGGGGCTGGCTCTTCGCCCGCCCTGCGCTCCCGGGCCCAGGGCCCACTTGAGGTAGAGAGCTGAGATGACGAGGAAGCAGAGGGCTGTGGGGAGCCCTGGGCGCTAGGGACCGCTGAGGTGGGCAATGGGGCGGTAGCACCTGATGGGAGACCAGAGGAATACTGAGTAGTGGGCAAGGGCCCAGACCGGGTAGGAACAGCTGCTCCAGTCCCCCTATAACAGTACTTCTGTCCCTCCAGCACAGAGGCCAAGGATTTGAGCAGGCTAGCTGGGCTggctgttgggggtgggggtagctGTGGCTGGGGGGGTGGAGGGAACTTGGCTAGAGGTGGCGGTGGTGGTAGGGCTGGTGGtggcttcttctcctcttctggggtggctgtggctgtggtggtggtggtggtggtggtggtgggggcagcGGCAGCAGTGGTGGGAGCAGTGGTGGTGGAGGCTGTATCAGTAGGGTATGGAGGCTGCAGAGATGCAAAGGGCTCcttcagtgggggtggggggaccacGCCTGCCTCCTGTTGTTGCTGTTCCTCTTCCTTTCGAATTGATTCATCCAGCATCTTCATGATGTTAGCCAGCCCATCAGGTAGAATCTTAAATTCGGCTTGTTCCTCAAACTGGTCCTCCAGTGGGGTAGGGGGGAAATCAAAGAGTCGCGGGCCTCGGGCAGGCAGCTCCCCAGCACTGGGTGGCACAGGCTGGGGGGCTTTACTCAGAGGGCCTGGAGGTGGCCCCGGCCCCACCTCGGGGGTCTTTGGGAAGGAGACCCTGGGCCGGGGGCTCTCCGGGCGCCTGAAGCTTCCTGAGGTATTTTGGTGACAGGAAGAGGGAGGGGCTGGAGGCAGGGCAAGAGTCAGGGGTGTAAGAGGTGGATCTTGGGGGCTCAGTGTTGGGCTGGGAGGCCGGGAAATGGGGTCCATACTTCTGGCCAGAtatggaggtgggggaaaggaaacaggcccagcagggctgctgctgtggctgccattcttgctgctgctactgctggtGGTTGGGGGAGTGGGAGGGTTGTGCGAATCCTGAGTGCCCACAGAAAAGCGGGGGGCCGGTGGCCCCAAGAAGCCCTCGCGGTtgggcaggggtggtggtgggggacagGGGGTTCCCTCAGCCCCAAATAAGAGCTCCTCTAAGATCTCTCCATCCTCTCGGGCTGCCCTGCAAGCCGGGCCCTTCAACCAggcagggggtggtggtgggcgTAAAAGGCGCGGAcaaggggggggagggggtgaggaAGGCCCAGGTGGCAAGGACAGATGGGGAGTGGCAGCAGGAGGCCCCAAGAACGGTTTCCGACTGCTATGTGCCGAGGGCCCCAGGCGGCCCTGGTGAGAAGAGACCTCTAGCGCGGGAGTTTGGTAATGGTCAGTGCCAGGCTGCAAGTGGAGGATAAGGTGGTCAGAGTGCTGCTCTAGCCATCTCAGACAAGTTCCACTGATCGTCCATTCCACCCTCTACCTGCAGTTGTCACTCACAATGCCTGGGTTCGGCTCCACACCCCGGAGACtggtgttgctgctgctgctactgctggtggtggtggtggtgccagggaGGCCAGGGGGCCGGGAAGGGACGTAAGGCACGCAGGCGGTGGTTGCTGCTGGTGAAACGCTGGAGTCCATCCGCGACCTCTGAACTCTGCTCTCTCTAAGGTCACTTCCGGGGGGACGGGTGGCAGGCAGGCAGCCATGGCTCTCTGCTCCTGGGGGGCGGGGGCCTGGGCCTGGGGGTGCGGCCGGGACCAGCCGGTGGCCAGGGGGATGTGAGGTGTAGGCTGGAGCTGGGTATGGATACGGATGAGGCAGCGAGTGCCGCAGGTCCTATGGCAGATAAATGAAGATGCAGGGTGAGAGATGAAGAGCACGAGATTTATAGGTAAGAAGTGAAAGACAACAGATGGGCTCACCTGGCGCTCTGGGGGCACTGAGCCCTTGCGCTCAGGGCCCCAGGCATCTCCATGCAGGGTACTCCACAGTCCTGGCTTGGTCAGCTGAAATGGGGGGCTGGTGGCCAGGCcaggcaggggtggtggtggtggtggtggtggtggtggcaatgGTGGTGGAGGCAGTGGCAGCCCTGGGGGAAGGCCAGTCTAAGAGAGAAGAGAGCGTGAGAATCCCAACTCCTTGCCCTAGTCCTGCTTACTCAATGCCTGCTGGCCCCCCTATAACCATACCTGTTCAGAGTTGCAGCCTCTCCTTCGCTTGCCTCCAGGGCTGAGGCCCTCCTCCCCTGAGGGGCCTGAGAGGGTTGCAGGAGGCACAGGCTGCACCACTGGCGGTTCAGCAGCTCGCTTCACTGGGGGACCCCCCCGCTTGGCCCCATAGTTCCGCTTGTGCtgagaacaaaaagaagagaaaatggcatgggtgcaggcccaggccagcccaCCTCCCTAGCCCAACTAGCCCCAGCCTCACCTCAAGGTGTAGCAAGTTCCACACTTGCTCCAGGGGGGGTAGGAGCTTGGCTCGGTGTTGGCAGGAGCCAGCATGAAAGTTCCAGAGCTGGGCCTGGGGAAGCACAGGGCAGAAGCAGACCTAAGGTGTGTTCTAAACCAGAAGGCTCAATCCTAGGCTTATGTGTATGTCCTGCCTCATCCTACCTGTTGCAGTCGGCCAATCCGGGGCCCCAACTCAGCGAAGCTTCCTCCATATCGAAGTGCGCTGTGGTAGCAGCGTATGGCCTCTTCACTGTCATGCTCTGACTCGTATAGCTGCCCAATCTGTTCCCACAACCCTGGCTGGGCCGGTTCCCGGAGCAATGCCTGCACACAGCCATGCAATGATTCCAACTTCCCATGGAAGGGTCTTGGGGTAGGTGTCCTACAGAACAAAATCAGTTGAGGCAGGTCAGGCTTGGGGGGACTCTTTCAAGGCCCCAGCCTTACTTCCCAGCCCCAGAACCTTCAAAGCCCCCACTCACCCTTGAGTATAATATGGTTTGCTGGGGTGCCCAGAGCTACTGCCATGTGAAGGGGTTAAGGGAGCAGGGAGTGGAGGCTGCCCAATACTGGCTGAGCATCTGGAAGGAGAAGAGATTTGTTATATACAGCAAAAAGGAGCAGTCTTGTCCCTACATAGGAAGGAGGGGACTATAGGAGTAAGAACAGCTAAGGACTGCACAGAGGCCCACAGGATTAAACTCATGAAGAATGAGGGGTATAGAAGATAAGAAGATGAATGCCTGGAGAAGGAGCACTGACCCAAGTTCTCACCTGCCTCCAGGCAGCCATGCGCTACGAGTGGGGGGATGAGGCGGGCAGGAGCTCCAGGCCCCAGCACAGCTCAGGCCCCCAAGGGCAAAGGCTTCCCGTGCAGCGCGGGCCCCTGGAGGGTCCACTGCCCGATGCATCCAGCCTGAGTTGGGGATGAGAGATTATACTCTTACTAGAGACAAAACAAGAATTGCCAGTGTACATTTacccaacccagccccagtctTTCCCTTACCAGGTCAGCAGTGGCCCCAGGAGCCCTGGAGATCGAGCACGGCCCCCTGCCCCAGCTCTCTGGGACGATGGTCCGGCTCCAGCCGCTTTGACGAAGAGTGCCCCACTGCCCTGGATGGCCGCCTGGGGCCTTTCACAGCCAATTCtacagagaagaggagaaaaaggagtgAGGTGAGCTGGCAAGCACAGTCAGGGCCCAGGGACTGGGTTGGGTTGTCTGTGGCACCCACAGGTCTGTCATTTGTGAAGGGAGCCTGGCCTTGGCTTTCCCTAAGGGGGGGAGGGCATACTCGACCTAAGGAGCCCCTAGAGACCCAGGAGAGGGGCTAGGAGCCAAAGGCCAGCCAGTGGGACAGAGTGGCTGCGCCACAAGGCTTCCAGTCCGAAGCCACAGGGACCGACCCGCAACGCTGCCGCTTACCCGGCCTCCGTGAGAGCGTCCTCTCACTGAGCCGGAGAGCTCCCGAGATCTGGCCAATCACAGGACTTCCTCTCTCTTCAGAAAGCCAATCATCACCCGCGTCTCCGCCTCAGTAACAGCCTGGACGGAACCAATGGGAGAGAGGTTAGCCCATAGGCAGCGGCCAGGGTAGGAGGGGTGGCGGAGCCAGTCAGACGGGCTCGACGCGGGGTGACCCCGATGTGACCCTGCGGCTCCCATCTAGGGTCCCCATCTTGGATCTGACACTCGGGTCGGCAGAGCAAGAAAGCCAGCAGGACGAGACGACTGCGGACGAGGGCAGTGACTCACACTCTCAGGCCCGCCTGGGGTTAGGCGCTACCTGCAAACTTTGCGCACCGACTGAGCGGTCCGTGATTCGGTCTGGACCTCTCCAGTCGCCCTCCGCTAGCCACCGCAAGACCGACGGACCACAGGAGAATGCAGAACGCAAAGATGTCCCTCCACTTCTCACTTAACCCAGCCCAGTAACTGACCTCCCCATTCTGAATGCCCCTTGGAACTGCTTAGGGCTGGCCAGCTACAGAGACTTCTACGGTACCCAAACCCGCCCGTACCGCTTTCAGCGCTCCATCCCCAACCCCcgaccccaaccccaacccaaccGTGGTCAAGTCCCCAGCATCATACCTAATTCCTCCAGCTCCTCCACTTTCCCTGGCTCTTTGGTCTTCAATACCCACAGAGCCCCAAAGCAAAACTTCCCCTGTAATCCCCCAAATTCTGAGAAGTCGCGCACCACAGTCCCGAGTGGCCCTTCTCTCGTGGCTCCCGTATCCTCTGTGCCCTTCCCCGCCGGGGCCACGCGGTTCCCCAAGGCCCACGTGGCCCCCGCCCCCCAAGGGAGGGGGGATTTCGGGGGTTGCCCGTGACGTGGCTACTTGCGCAGCGGAAGcggtgtgtgtaagtgtgtgtgttcGAGGGGGGGTCCTTAGGGAGGGAGAAGGGCGGGGCCCGACAGGCAATGACATCACCCTTGTCCCACTCTCACCGCCTACTCCCTTAAAGAACCCAGTACCCGTTTCACTTCCTCCTTAACGCGCCcggcccccccacccccgccttccCATAGGTGCTGGCTTAGACCCACGACGAGTATAGCATTCCCCTCTTCTGGCCACCTTCCTTTTAGCCCCAGCTTTTTCTTCTCGCCtttttgagcccaggaactgCGTCCCCGCGCCTACCCGAAGTCCCCGCAGGTAGGAAGCCAGCTCTGCTCCCAGGATCGGTCCATTGAGAGTCTAGAGTACAAAGAGCGGCGAGAGGCGAGTGTCGAGTACAAAGCGACGGGGGCGGGGCCAGTGCTCCAGCTGGAGCAAACGCCGGGCAGGAAGCCGGGGGAGAGTGAACGACCCAGGGCTGGGGGCGGCTGGAAAGTTCGCCTTCGCTAAGAGAAGTCTGCGTTACGGGGAAATTTCCACCCAACCCACTAGGGCAGACAGATTTCTGATGAAGACAGCCTTCCTTCCTGCAGAGGCAAGATCTATTCGTAAGGGAATGCTTGGACCCTTCAGGTTCCGTCCGGCGTGCCACCCTCCGCCGACCCCCAGTGGGCGCTTTGGCCCCGAGGACCCTCTCTGCAGTTCAGGCAGAGTTTGTCACCCACAGGCAGCAAGCCTGTCAGTTATCAAACACTGAGACTAGTACAGGGCTTAAATGCGGTTAAGTATAGCCCTGGATGACTGCCCCCACTTAAGTCCCGGAGTGAGGGTGGGGAAACCCATGCACCAGACAAGGACAAACGGGGAGCTGGGGGACCTGATATTAAAGGAGCAGATCCCTGCTTGGAAAGTGTTACCCAGGGTGCTGCCAGTTACCAGGAAATGTAGCTTCCCTTTCTACGATGATGACACTTCCCTTCTGCCACTTCCCCTTTCCCACGGGGAACTGACTCAGCTTTCCCTAAATCAGCGATTCCCGTCTCTTCAACCCGTGGTCTTCCACTTTTATCCATAAACCCTACTGCTGGCACCCAAGAATACAAAGCTCTCTCACTTGAGGACAAAACTTCCTGTAAGCTAAACCACACATTCGCGCCAGCCACCCCGGATCTTTGTCCCCACCCGAGACCCAGGCTCCTGACTCCCACCCGCCCTATACAAAGCCCTCCTTTGGGGTCTGATTCAGGCTGGGACTGGGGGAGTGTGAGTCACTCAGAAAACCTTCCCATATTCCCACTGACTCAGCCCCCGCCTCCCTGAACACACACTGACATAGTCAGAGGCAGACACAACTCCTCAGCCCACACACCGCTCACCACCGGTCCGGCGGAATTTCCCCTCTGGTCTCCCCGACCCCACGACGGCCCCTCCCCGCGCCAGCAGCCCCGATGTCGCGCTCACACCTGTTCCCCAGCCGCCGCCGGCCGGCTCACGGTCCACTCTCGCCTCGACTCTCGCTTGGGAGCAATTATAGCCCTCCCCCGACTCCCGgtgtccatactaaccaaaggGAGAGGACAACTAGGGGCAGGCACAAAGACTGACACCCACAGACTCCTCGAAGACAGACAAAAGATAGACGTATGGGGCCGGAGCCAGGAGGGAGGGCCGAAACACTTCAGGGGTAGACATTCCAACCTCTCCGAATCCGACCCAAAACCCCGGGA is a window of Nycticebus coucang isolate mNycCou1 chromosome 18, mNycCou1.pri, whole genome shotgun sequence DNA encoding:
- the KDM6B gene encoding lysine-specific demethylase 6B isoform X1, with protein sequence MHRAVDPPGARAAREAFALGGLSCAGAWSSCPPHPPTRSAWLPGGRCSASIGQPPLPAPLTPSHGSSSGHPSKPYYTQGTPTPRPFHGKLESLHGCVQALLREPAQPGLWEQIGQLYESEHDSEEAIRCYHSALRYGGSFAELGPRIGRLQQAQLWNFHAGSCQHRAKLLPPLEQVWNLLHLEHKRNYGAKRGGPPVKRAAEPPVVQPVPPATLSGPSGEEGLSPGGKRRRGCNSEQTGLPPGLPLPPPPLPPPPPPPPPPLPGLATSPPFQLTKPGLWSTLHGDAWGPERKGSVPPERQDLRHSLPHPYPYPAPAYTSHPPGHRLVPAAPPGPGPRPPGAESHGCLPATRPPGSDLRESRVQRSRMDSSVSPAATTACVPYVPSRPPGLPGTTTTTSSSSSSNTSLRGVEPNPGIPGTDHYQTPALEVSSHQGRLGPSAHSSRKPFLGPPAATPHLSLPPGPSSPPPPPCPRLLRPPPPPAWLKGPACRAAREDGEILEELLFGAEGTPCPPPPPLPNREGFLGPPAPRFSVGTQDSHNPPTPPTTSSSSSKNGSHSSSPAGPVSFPPPPYLARSMDPISRPPSPTLSPQDPPLTPLTLALPPAPPSSCHQNTSGSFRRPESPRPRVSFPKTPEVGPGPPPGPLSKAPQPVPPSAGELPARGPRLFDFPPTPLEDQFEEQAEFKILPDGLANIMKMLDESIRKEEEQQQQEAGVVPPPPLKEPFASLQPPYPTDTASTTTAPTTAAAAPTTTTTTTTTATATPEEEKKPPPALPPPPPLAKFPPPPQPQLPPPPTASPASLLKSLASVLEGQKYCYRGTGAAVPTRSGPLPTTQYSSGLPSGATAPLPTSAVPSAQGSPQPSASSSSQLSTSSGPWARERRAGEEPAPGPTTPTQPPPPLPLLPARSESEVLEEISRACETLVERVGRSATDPADSVDIAGPVDSGTERLLPPTQAKEESGGVVSAAGSGSSKRRQKEHRRHRRACKDTVGRRPREGRAKAKAKAPKEKSRRVLGNLDLQSEEIQGREKARPDLGGTSKVKAPTAPAPPPAPAPSAQPTPPSTPVPGKKSREEAPGPPGVSRADMLKLRSLSEGPPKELKIRLIKVESGDKETFIASEVEERRLRMADLTISHCAADVVRASKNAKVKGKFRESYLSPAQSVKPKINTEEKLPREKLNPPTPSIYLESKRDAFSPVLLQFCTDPRNPITVIRGLAGSLRLNLGLFSTKTLVEASGEHTVEVRTQVQQPSDENWDLTGTRQIWPCESSRSHTTIAKYAQYQASSFQESLQEEKESEDEESEEPDSTTGTPPSSAPDPKNHHIIKFGTNIDLSDAKRWKPQLQELLKLPAFMRVTSTGNMLSHVGHTILGMNTVQLYMKVPGSRTPGHQENNNFCSVNINIGPGDCEWFAVHEHYWETISAFCDRHGVDYLTGSWWPILDDLYASNIPVYRFVQRPGDLVWINAGTVHWVQATGWCNNIAWNVGPLTAYQYQLALERYEWNEVKNVKSIVPMIHVSWNVARTVKISDPDLFKMIKFCLLQSMKHCQVQRESLVRAGKKIAYQGRVKDEPAYYCNECDVEVFNILFVTSENGSRNTYLVHCEGCARRRSAGLQGVVVLEQYRTEELAQAYDAFTLVRAGEQAWVGGKVRGAWWEGNGESQQLSLTRPLSLLQAPAGTSR
- the KDM6B gene encoding lysine-specific demethylase 6B isoform X2 — encoded protein: MHRAVDPPGARAAREAFALGGLSCAGAWSSCPPHPPTRSAWLPGGRCSASIGQPPLPAPLTPSHGSSSGHPSKPYYTQGTPTPRPFHGKLESLHGCVQALLREPAQPGLWEQIGQLYESEHDSEEAIRCYHSALRYGGSFAELGPRIGRLQQAQLWNFHAGSCQHRAKLLPPLEQVWNLLHLEHKRNYGAKRGGPPVKRAAEPPVVQPVPPATLSGPSGEEGLSPGGKRRRGCNSEQTGLPPGLPLPPPPLPPPPPPPPPPLPGLATSPPFQLTKPGLWSTLHGDAWGPERKGSVPPERQDLRHSLPHPYPYPAPAYTSHPPGHRLVPAAPPGPGPRPPGAESHGCLPATRPPGSDLRESRVQRSRMDSSVSPAATTACVPYVPSRPPGLPGTTTTTSSSSSSNTSLRGVEPNPGIPGTDHYQTPALEVSSHQGRLGPSAHSSRKPFLGPPAATPHLSLPPGPSSPPPPPCPRLLRPPPPPAWLKGPACRAAREDGEILEELLFGAEGTPCPPPPPLPNREGFLGPPAPRFSVGTQDSHNPPTPPTTSSSSSKNGSHSSSPAGPVSFPPPPYLARSMDPISRPPSPTLSPQDPPLTPLTLALPPAPPSSCHQNTSGSFRRPESPRPRVSFPKTPEVGPGPPPGPLSKAPQPVPPSAGELPARGPRLFDFPPTPLEDQFEEQAEFKILPDGLANIMKMLDESIRKEEEQQQQEAGVVPPPPLKEPFASLQPPYPTDTASTTTAPTTAAAAPTTTTTTTTTATATPEEEKKPPPALPPPPPLAKFPPPPQPQLPPPPTASPASLLKSLASVLEGQKYCYRGTGAAVPTRSGPLPTTQYSSGLPSGATAPLPTSAVPSAQGSPQPSASSSSQLSTSSGPWARERRAGEEPAPGPTTPTQPPPPLPLLPARSESEVLEEISRACETLVERVGRSATDPADSVDIAGPVDSGTERLLPPTQAKEESGGVVSAAGSGSSKRRQKEHRRHRRACKDTVGRRPREGRAKAKAKAPKEKSRRVLGNLDLQSEEIQGREKARPDLGGTSKVKAPTAPAPPPAPAPSAQPTPPSTPVPGKKSREEAPGPPGVSRADMLKLRSLSEGPPKELKIRLIKVESGDKETFIASEVEERRLRMADLTISHCAADVVRASKNAKVKGKFRESYLSPAQSVKPKINTEEKLPREKLNPPTPSIYLESKRDAFSPVLLQFCTDPRNPITVIRGLAGSLRLNLGLFSTKTLVEASGEHTVEVRTQVQQPSDENWDLTGTRQIWPCESSRSHTTIAKYAQYQASSFQESLQEEKESEDEESEEPDSTTGTPPSSAPDPKNHHIIKFGTNIDLSDAKRWKPQLQELLKLPAFMRVTSTGNMLSHVGHTILGMNTVQLYMKVPGSRTPGHQENNNFCSVNINIGPGDCEWFAVHEHYWETISAFCDRHGVDYLTGSWWPILDDLYASNIPVYRFVQRPGDLVWINAGTVHWVQATGWCNNIAWNVGPLTAYQYQLALERYEWNEVKNVKSIVPMIHVSWNVARTVKISDPDLFKMIKFCLLQSMKHCQVQRESLVRAGKKIAYQGRVKDEPAYYCNECDVEVFNILFVTSENGSRNTYLVHCEGCARRRSAGLQGVVVLEQYRTEELAQAYDAFTLAPAGTSR